A stretch of the Cytobacillus luteolus genome encodes the following:
- the aceA gene encoding isocitrate lyase — MTNERVQKLQESWELDNRWNGVQRPYSAEDVIRLRGSLDIEHTLARRGADKLWNLLHTEDYVNALGALTGNQAVQQVKAGLKAIYLSGWQVAADANLSGHMYPDQSLYPANSVPSVVKRINQALQRADQIQHLEGQGDTDWFAPIVADAEAGFGGQLNVFELMKGMIEAGAAGVHFEDQLSSEKKCGHLGGKVLLPTQTAVKNLISARLAADVMGVPTILVARTDADAADLITSDIDPVDQEFITGERTPEGFFRTKAGMDQAIARGLAYAPYADLVWCETSEPNLEQAQRFADAIHEKFPGKLLAYNCSPSFNWKKKLDDATIEKFQVELGKMGYKFQFVTLAGFHALNHSMFELARGYKARGMGAYSELQQAEFASEQHGYTATRHQREVGTGYFDEVSQVISGGTSSTTALKGSTEEEQFTGA; from the coding sequence ATGACAAATGAAAGAGTACAGAAGCTACAAGAAAGCTGGGAATTAGATAATCGCTGGAACGGAGTACAGCGACCATATTCGGCAGAGGATGTAATCCGATTAAGAGGCTCACTTGATATTGAACATACATTAGCTCGTCGTGGGGCTGATAAACTATGGAACCTTCTTCACACAGAAGACTACGTCAATGCTTTAGGTGCCTTAACTGGTAATCAGGCCGTACAACAAGTAAAAGCCGGTTTAAAAGCAATTTATTTAAGTGGCTGGCAAGTAGCAGCTGACGCGAACCTTTCAGGGCATATGTACCCTGACCAAAGCTTATACCCAGCCAATAGTGTTCCAAGTGTAGTAAAAAGAATTAATCAGGCTTTACAACGTGCAGACCAGATTCAACATCTTGAAGGTCAAGGGGATACAGATTGGTTTGCTCCAATTGTTGCTGACGCTGAAGCTGGGTTTGGTGGGCAGTTAAATGTTTTTGAACTAATGAAAGGAATGATTGAAGCTGGTGCAGCGGGTGTACACTTTGAAGACCAGTTATCTTCTGAAAAGAAATGTGGACATTTGGGAGGAAAAGTATTACTACCAACACAAACTGCAGTGAAAAACTTAATCTCAGCTCGCTTAGCAGCCGATGTTATGGGAGTCCCAACTATCCTTGTAGCACGAACGGATGCGGATGCAGCTGATTTAATTACAAGTGATATTGATCCTGTAGATCAGGAATTCATCACAGGTGAGCGAACACCTGAAGGGTTTTTTAGAACAAAAGCGGGTATGGACCAAGCAATTGCACGTGGCTTAGCTTATGCTCCTTATGCAGATCTAGTTTGGTGTGAAACATCTGAACCGAACTTAGAGCAAGCTCAGCGTTTTGCTGATGCTATTCATGAAAAATTCCCTGGTAAACTACTGGCATATAACTGTTCTCCTTCATTTAACTGGAAGAAGAAATTGGATGATGCTACGATTGAAAAATTCCAAGTGGAGTTAGGGAAAATGGGCTACAAGTTCCAATTCGTAACATTGGCTGGTTTCCATGCACTTAACCACAGTATGTTTGAGTTAGCTCGTGGATATAAAGCAAGAGGAATGGGTGCTTACTCTGAGCTTCAGCAGGCTGAGTTTGCAAGTGAGCAACATGGTTACACAGCTACGCGTCACCAACGTGAGGTTGGAACAGGTTATTTTGACGAAGTATCACAAGTTATTTCAGGTGGTACATCATCAACTACAGCCTTAAAAGGTTCGACTGAGGAAGAGCAATTTACAGGAGCATAA
- a CDS encoding SCO family protein encodes MKKLYITFISLLVLGILGGIFYFTLYRQASMDLPADVVMETAYGEEYVFSELEPKVRLIEFIYINCPDICPATTHKMKQLREKLEAEGVFGDKVEFLTITIDPERDTQRALQQYGKAFGIENQKDWVLLRGSDEATQKVAGAFDFLYRDPGNGMIIHSSSTYLIDEENHIIEVLGMDKQFDTEKVFNRIMKEI; translated from the coding sequence TTGAAAAAACTATATATTACCTTTATCTCCCTTCTTGTATTAGGAATACTCGGTGGTATTTTTTATTTTACACTTTACCGTCAAGCTAGTATGGATCTTCCTGCGGATGTAGTAATGGAAACAGCTTATGGAGAAGAATATGTTTTTAGTGAGCTAGAGCCTAAAGTACGTCTAATTGAATTTATCTATATAAACTGCCCAGATATCTGTCCTGCTACTACTCATAAAATGAAACAGCTTCGTGAAAAGTTAGAGGCAGAAGGAGTTTTCGGGGATAAAGTTGAATTTTTAACAATTACGATTGATCCTGAGCGTGATACACAAAGAGCACTTCAGCAATACGGCAAAGCCTTTGGAATCGAAAATCAAAAGGATTGGGTTTTGTTAAGGGGCAGTGACGAGGCTACACAAAAAGTCGCTGGGGCATTTGACTTTCTATATCGTGACCCTGGGAACGGGATGATTATTCATAGTTCCTCTACCTACCTGATTGACGAAGAAAACCATATTATTGAAGTATTGGGTATGGACAAACAATTTGATACGGAAAAAGTTTTTAATCGAATAATGAAAGAGATTTAA
- a CDS encoding M48 family metallopeptidase gives MRKVIGWSIVGYLLFALFLTWYLFYGANTLIPAELKGTAADPETFLNTRELLLTEEYSQIRNLLFFLNIPLEWIIYLFILVLGISAKFRNWSKGTSNLSVLQTAIYVFYLSLIVKALTFPLQYVGYTLSKQYNITTQAFPGWMRDVIIDFWVNYAMTFLIVTVLYWLIRKSTKRWWLYAWLASVPFALFLMFVQPVIIDPLYNEFYPLKDKELEAKILTLAAEANIPSEHVYEVNMSEKTNALNAYVTGIGSNSRIVLWDTTLNRLGDEEILFIMAHEMAHYVMKHIYVGIAGYLLLTLVGLFIVHKLMALCIQRYGSLLKVNDMRDIASLPLFLLLISLLSFASSPFSNAVSRYQETSADTYAIELTHNNEAAVETFQELTKAGLSQVNPPFLVKIFRYGHPTMLERITYLENYEKNE, from the coding sequence ATGAGAAAAGTCATTGGTTGGTCGATTGTCGGCTATTTATTATTTGCACTTTTTTTGACTTGGTATTTGTTTTATGGTGCGAATACCTTAATACCAGCTGAGTTAAAAGGGACTGCAGCAGATCCTGAAACATTTTTAAATACACGTGAGCTACTGTTAACAGAAGAGTATTCTCAAATACGAAACTTATTGTTCTTTTTAAATATTCCGCTTGAGTGGATTATCTACCTTTTCATCCTAGTACTAGGGATATCAGCTAAATTCCGAAACTGGTCAAAGGGAACTTCAAATCTATCTGTTCTTCAAACAGCGATTTATGTGTTCTACTTATCACTTATTGTAAAAGCACTAACGTTCCCCTTGCAGTATGTTGGATATACGTTATCGAAGCAATATAATATTACAACCCAAGCCTTTCCTGGTTGGATGAGGGATGTGATAATTGACTTTTGGGTGAATTATGCAATGACATTTTTGATTGTTACGGTGTTATATTGGTTGATCCGTAAAAGTACAAAGAGATGGTGGTTATATGCGTGGTTAGCTTCCGTGCCATTTGCCCTTTTCCTAATGTTTGTTCAACCTGTGATTATCGACCCACTATATAACGAGTTTTATCCTTTAAAGGATAAGGAACTTGAGGCAAAAATATTAACACTTGCTGCAGAGGCCAATATACCATCGGAGCATGTATATGAGGTTAACATGTCGGAAAAAACGAATGCGTTAAATGCTTATGTCACCGGAATTGGCTCAAACTCCCGAATTGTACTGTGGGATACAACGCTTAATCGTTTAGGTGATGAAGAGATTTTATTTATCATGGCACACGAGATGGCACATTATGTGATGAAACATATCTATGTAGGAATTGCAGGATATTTGCTTCTTACATTAGTTGGCCTATTTATTGTTCATAAGCTTATGGCACTCTGTATTCAGCGTTACGGTTCATTACTTAAGGTTAACGATATGAGGGATATAGCTTCGTTACCGTTGTTCTTGTTATTAATTTCTTTATTAAGCTTTGCTTCAAGTCCGTTTTCTAACGCAGTATCTAGGTATCAGGAGACATCAGCAGATACTTACGCAATTGAGTTGACACATAATAATGAAGCAGCCGTCGAAACATTTCAGGAGCTTACAAAGGCTGGATTAAGCCAAGTAAACCCTCCTTTTTTAGTAAAGATATTTAGATATGGTCACCCTACAATGTTAGAAAGAATTACGTATCTGGAAAATTACGAAAAAAACGAATAA
- the aceB gene encoding malate synthase A encodes MTTQTSGIQILGRMTDQYKEILTPGALVLIEKLERKFGERRRQLLDARVKRQKQIEQGLLPDFLPETEHIRQGDWTVAPLPKDLLDRRVEITGPVDRKMIINALNSGAKVFMADFEDANSPSWENVIEGQINLRDAVNRTISYVNANGKTYKLGDEIATLKVRPRGWHLEEKHIVLDGQRVSASLVDFGLFFYHNAKRLLENGSGPYFYLPKMESHKEARLWNDVFVFAQNELDIPQKSIKATVLIETILATFEVDEILYELRDHSAGLNCGRWDYIFSYIKKFRHLENVILPDRAVVTMSVPFMSSYSQLVIKTCHKRNVHAIGGMAAQIPVKNDEKANEEAFAKVRADKEREAQNGHDGTWVAHPGLVPVAKEIFNKYMPQENQIANKREDVHVTAADLLAVPEGAISEAGVRTNINVGIQYIESWLRGRGAAPIHNLMEDAATAEISRAQVWQWVRHPKGVLEDGRKVDLGLVDQLQEEELQKIKLEVGIENFEKGRFKEATQLFQKLVRNDEFEEFLTLEGYEIL; translated from the coding sequence ATGACTACACAAACGTCAGGAATTCAAATTTTAGGAAGAATGACTGATCAGTACAAAGAGATATTAACACCTGGGGCATTAGTACTTATTGAAAAGCTTGAGCGAAAATTTGGTGAGCGTCGCAGACAATTATTAGACGCACGAGTAAAAAGACAGAAACAAATTGAACAAGGGTTATTACCGGATTTCCTTCCAGAAACAGAGCATATACGGCAGGGAGATTGGACAGTAGCACCACTTCCTAAAGACTTGTTAGATCGGCGGGTAGAAATTACGGGTCCAGTTGATCGAAAGATGATTATTAATGCATTAAATTCTGGGGCTAAAGTTTTTATGGCAGACTTTGAGGATGCAAACTCACCTTCTTGGGAGAACGTCATCGAAGGGCAGATAAACTTAAGAGATGCAGTTAATCGAACGATTTCCTATGTAAATGCAAATGGAAAAACATATAAGCTTGGCGATGAAATTGCTACATTAAAAGTACGTCCAAGGGGATGGCATTTAGAGGAAAAACATATTGTACTAGATGGTCAAAGAGTGTCAGCTAGCTTAGTAGATTTCGGATTGTTTTTCTACCATAATGCGAAAAGATTGCTTGAGAATGGAAGTGGCCCTTATTTTTATTTGCCTAAAATGGAGAGTCATAAAGAAGCAAGATTATGGAACGATGTTTTTGTCTTTGCACAAAACGAACTCGATATTCCCCAAAAGAGCATTAAAGCAACTGTGTTAATTGAAACGATTTTAGCTACGTTCGAAGTGGATGAGATCCTTTATGAATTACGAGATCATTCTGCGGGCTTAAACTGTGGGCGTTGGGATTATATTTTCAGCTACATTAAGAAGTTCCGTCACTTAGAAAATGTTATTTTGCCAGACAGGGCAGTAGTAACTATGTCTGTACCGTTTATGAGTTCCTATTCCCAATTAGTTATCAAAACGTGTCATAAGCGTAATGTTCATGCTATTGGTGGAATGGCTGCTCAGATTCCAGTGAAAAATGATGAGAAGGCAAATGAAGAAGCATTCGCAAAGGTTCGTGCTGACAAAGAACGTGAGGCGCAAAATGGCCATGACGGAACATGGGTTGCACACCCTGGCCTCGTCCCGGTTGCTAAAGAAATATTCAATAAATATATGCCGCAAGAAAATCAAATTGCTAATAAGCGTGAGGATGTTCATGTTACCGCAGCCGACCTCCTAGCTGTACCGGAGGGAGCTATATCTGAAGCGGGTGTTCGAACGAACATTAATGTAGGAATTCAATACATCGAATCATGGCTAAGAGGTAGGGGAGCTGCTCCTATTCACAATTTAATGGAGGATGCAGCAACTGCTGAAATTTCGAGAGCTCAAGTTTGGCAATGGGTTCGCCATCCTAAGGGAGTGCTTGAAGATGGTCGAAAGGTTGACTTGGGATTAGTTGACCAGTTACAAGAGGAAGAGTTGCAAAAAATTAAACTTGAAGTAGGCATAGAAAACTTTGAAAAAGGTCGATTCAAAGAGGCAACACAATTATTTCAAAAGCTGGTTCGAAATGATGAGTTTGAGGAATTTTTAACACTAGAAGGCTATGAAATTTTATAA
- a CDS encoding competence protein ComK, with protein sequence MEVNSFTYLKDYEVNRKTMSILPVTIKNRKFSKVMETDGEYLVAMKPTDIVERSCRYFGSSLKGRQEGTRELMGVTHKAPIIVEATSMIYLFPTASPTKSDCAWISHTYVVKHSSDGSEKTMVTFSNDKSILLPISEGSFENQLYRTSHLRTIMSTRIDQREYRKQFVLSPPNYSQHKPIVNDM encoded by the coding sequence ATGGAAGTAAATTCGTTTACTTACTTAAAAGACTATGAAGTAAATCGAAAAACGATGTCAATTCTTCCAGTTACCATTAAGAATCGAAAATTTTCAAAAGTCATGGAGACTGATGGAGAATATTTAGTTGCGATGAAGCCAACAGATATTGTTGAAAGGAGTTGTCGCTACTTTGGCTCTAGTTTGAAGGGTAGGCAAGAAGGAACTCGTGAGTTAATGGGAGTTACACATAAAGCGCCGATTATTGTTGAAGCAACTAGTATGATTTACCTTTTTCCTACAGCCTCACCTACAAAATCCGATTGTGCATGGATTTCTCACACCTATGTAGTTAAGCATTCTTCAGACGGTTCTGAGAAAACAATGGTAACCTTTTCCAATGATAAGTCTATATTGTTGCCTATATCAGAAGGCTCATTTGAAAACCAACTTTATCGAACGTCCCATCTTAGAACAATTATGTCAACAAGGATTGACCAAAGAGAATATAGAAAACAATTTGTTTTATCCCCACCTAATTACTCGCAACATAAACCCATAGTTAACGACATGTAA
- a CDS encoding IDEAL domain-containing protein: MKNEKSYTEIMKTRTISKKKAEHKTMLDVYIQMILDEALYNRKRDLLEKEINKAIDTRDIPLFMELSKEYRELAKFAM, translated from the coding sequence ATGAAAAATGAAAAATCGTATACTGAGATCATGAAAACCCGTACTATTTCAAAGAAAAAAGCAGAGCATAAAACGATGCTAGATGTGTACATTCAAATGATTTTAGATGAAGCCCTCTACAATAGGAAACGCGACTTACTTGAGAAGGAAATTAATAAGGCCATTGATACAAGAGATATCCCTCTTTTCATGGAACTATCAAAGGAGTACCGAGAACTCGCAAAATTCGCTATGTAA
- a CDS encoding AzlC family ABC transporter permease, translating into MSTTILAKKHSDFREGVQAGVSIGLGYMPIALTFGLIAKSTGLSVSETILMSLLVFAGASQYIALSLLAVGTGVFEIILTTFIVNIRHLLMSASLNEKVEDDHPGKKALYAFGVTDETFSVSAIKEGTVSTGYMFGVIIIAYSSWVINSGIGHVIGSSLPQTLQESMSVALYAMFVGLLVPSMKKHKKVIVLAGAAAICNTLFSQFLSTGWAIVLATLVAAVVVEFFAKSPKQEEEISG; encoded by the coding sequence ATGTCAACTACCATTCTAGCGAAAAAGCATTCCGATTTTCGCGAAGGCGTGCAGGCAGGCGTAAGCATTGGGTTAGGCTATATGCCAATCGCATTGACTTTCGGCTTAATTGCAAAATCAACGGGATTATCAGTCTCAGAAACAATTCTTATGAGTTTACTCGTTTTTGCTGGTGCATCACAATACATAGCTTTAAGTTTATTAGCTGTTGGCACAGGTGTGTTTGAAATCATCTTAACAACCTTCATAGTGAACATTCGCCATTTATTAATGAGCGCATCCTTAAATGAAAAAGTAGAAGATGATCATCCAGGTAAAAAGGCTCTTTATGCGTTTGGAGTAACAGATGAAACTTTTTCTGTATCCGCCATAAAAGAAGGTACAGTTTCTACTGGTTATATGTTTGGTGTCATTATCATTGCCTACTCAAGCTGGGTCATAAATTCAGGAATTGGTCATGTGATTGGTTCAAGTCTTCCTCAAACACTTCAAGAAAGTATGTCTGTTGCTTTATATGCAATGTTTGTTGGTCTTCTAGTACCATCCATGAAAAAACATAAAAAGGTAATCGTTTTAGCTGGGGCTGCAGCTATTTGTAACACACTTTTTTCACAGTTTCTTTCAACAGGTTGGGCCATCGTATTGGCAACGCTTGTCGCAGCAGTAGTGGTTGAATTCTTTGCAAAATCTCCAAAACAGGAGGAAGAGATTAGTGGATAA
- a CDS encoding ABC transporter ATP-binding protein, whose amino-acid sequence MLQLKEIYKIFNEGTPDEKVALDYLNLSLKAGDFVTVIGSNGAGKSTVMNTISGRLMPDYGSIIVNGKDVTTIREHKRAAMIGQVFQDPMAGTAPTMTIEENLAIAYARTKKRTFSLGVTRQRRNFFKEQLETLHLGLENRLSAKVGLLSGGERQALSLLMATFTKPDILLLDEHTAALDPSRAELITHLTKEIINQHGLTTMMVTHNMQQALDLGNRLIMMDKGQIIFEASGEEKNKLTVSQLLSEFQRIRGEQLANDRAVLS is encoded by the coding sequence TTGCTACAATTAAAGGAGATCTATAAAATATTTAATGAAGGTACACCTGATGAGAAGGTAGCATTGGACTATCTTAATCTATCATTAAAGGCAGGGGATTTTGTAACCGTTATTGGAAGTAATGGAGCGGGAAAATCTACTGTCATGAATACAATTTCTGGTCGATTAATGCCAGACTATGGGTCAATCATAGTAAACGGAAAAGATGTAACAACTATTCGTGAGCATAAGCGGGCAGCCATGATTGGTCAAGTATTTCAGGATCCAATGGCTGGAACTGCACCGACGATGACTATTGAAGAGAATTTAGCCATTGCTTATGCACGTACAAAAAAGCGAACGTTTAGCTTGGGTGTAACAAGACAACGCAGAAACTTTTTTAAGGAACAATTGGAGACATTACACCTTGGTCTTGAAAATCGTTTAAGTGCAAAGGTCGGATTGCTTTCCGGAGGAGAAAGGCAAGCATTATCATTACTGATGGCAACCTTTACCAAGCCTGACATCTTGTTGTTAGATGAACATACTGCAGCACTAGATCCTTCTAGAGCAGAGCTTATTACACATCTAACAAAAGAAATTATAAATCAACATGGATTAACAACAATGATGGTGACACATAATATGCAACAAGCATTAGATCTTGGCAACCGTTTGATTATGATGGATAAAGGCCAAATTATCTTTGAAGCCTCTGGGGAAGAGAAAAATAAGTTAACGGTTTCACAGCTATTATCAGAGTTCCAACGTATTCGCGGAGAGCAACTAGCAAATGACCGTGCCGTATTAAGCTAG
- a CDS encoding AzlD domain-containing protein translates to MIVLMIIGMAVVTYIPRMLPLVFLNGIKLPPFLQGVLKNVPFATLGALIVPGIFLINEDMWFGVIGAITAFVVAYLGANVIMVVLSAIVSLSIYSYFF, encoded by the coding sequence ATGATTGTATTAATGATAATTGGAATGGCTGTTGTAACGTATATCCCAAGAATGCTACCATTAGTCTTTCTAAATGGAATAAAACTGCCACCATTTCTACAGGGTGTATTAAAAAATGTTCCTTTTGCGACCTTAGGTGCTTTAATAGTTCCAGGAATTTTTCTAATTAACGAGGATATGTGGTTTGGAGTCATAGGAGCAATCACAGCATTTGTTGTTGCCTATCTAGGTGCCAATGTCATCATGGTTGTATTAAGTGCAATTGTTTCACTAAGCATCTATTCCTATTTCTTTTAA
- a CDS encoding S9 family peptidase, protein MSEEIKRGIKAEDLYHLKSLNDPQLSPDGTKVAFLQTEINREKHAYKTHIFVGNLEDKEIRQWTFGEVRDSSPRWSPLGESLCFVSNRYGKSQLYIMNASGGEAKKLTACLNGARNPIWSPDGSKILFETSLGSEENILDTEKKKEEQEKQLEPMVVDRIRYKSDAVGFLDDKKQHLAVVDVKSGEIELLTDGATDYSGGCWSPDGESITLFANLTDEPDYTLISDLYIMSLKDKSLHKVTNSKGFFSNSSWSPDGKYIAVIGHEREYDSATLSRIWLYGVGVNSLICLTSEWDVEVGDVAIGDFHSGNVNPGIVWTNDSYGFYFLMSDQGSTGVYYGSIEGEMYPSLFENQHVYGLTVDGEKHKAVLAISKPTSPGELYTYDLSTGDIEPFTNVNASFLDRIELSDAKAFMFKAPDQWDVHGWIMKPVGFEEGKKYPTILEIHGGPHAMYANTYFHEFQMLAAQGFVVVFTNPRGSHGYGQRFVNAVRGDYGGNDYIDVMSAVDYVLENYDFIDESKLGVTGGSYGGFMTNWIVGHTNRFKAAVTQRSISNWLSFYGVSDIGYYFSEWEVNGDIISNTEKLWNHSPLKYVEKIETPLLILHGEKDYRCPIEQAEQLFVALKRQKKQTKFVRFPESNHELSRSGNPKLRIDRLNHINNWFLEYLTNE, encoded by the coding sequence ATGTCTGAAGAAATAAAAAGAGGTATAAAGGCAGAAGATTTATATCATTTGAAATCACTAAATGATCCACAATTATCACCAGACGGAACAAAAGTTGCTTTTTTACAAACCGAGATAAATAGGGAGAAGCATGCATACAAAACCCATATTTTTGTTGGTAACCTTGAGGATAAAGAAATTAGACAATGGACATTTGGTGAGGTTAGAGATAGTTCACCAAGATGGTCTCCGTTAGGTGAGTCTCTTTGTTTTGTATCGAATCGTTATGGCAAATCTCAACTTTACATAATGAATGCTAGTGGTGGAGAAGCAAAAAAATTAACAGCATGTTTAAATGGCGCGCGAAATCCAATTTGGTCTCCGGATGGTTCAAAGATATTATTTGAAACCTCTTTAGGTTCAGAAGAAAATATCTTAGACACGGAAAAGAAGAAGGAAGAGCAAGAAAAGCAACTAGAACCTATGGTTGTTGATCGAATTCGGTATAAATCCGATGCTGTTGGCTTTTTAGATGACAAGAAACAGCATCTTGCGGTTGTAGATGTAAAGAGTGGAGAAATTGAACTATTAACGGATGGGGCAACAGATTATTCAGGTGGTTGCTGGTCCCCTGATGGTGAAAGCATAACACTATTTGCCAACTTAACAGACGAACCGGACTACACTCTTATATCCGATTTATATATTATGTCACTCAAGGATAAAAGCCTACACAAAGTAACGAATAGTAAAGGGTTCTTTTCAAATAGCTCATGGTCTCCTGATGGAAAATATATTGCTGTTATTGGACATGAAAGAGAATATGACAGTGCGACTCTTTCAAGAATTTGGTTGTATGGGGTGGGAGTTAACAGCCTCATATGTTTAACGAGTGAATGGGATGTTGAAGTAGGGGATGTTGCTATAGGTGACTTTCATTCAGGAAATGTGAATCCAGGAATCGTTTGGACAAATGATAGCTATGGCTTCTACTTTCTTATGAGTGATCAAGGCAGTACAGGTGTATATTATGGTTCAATTGAAGGCGAAATGTATCCATCCCTATTCGAAAATCAACATGTGTATGGTCTAACCGTTGATGGTGAAAAGCATAAGGCTGTATTGGCAATTAGTAAACCGACTTCTCCAGGAGAGCTTTATACATATGATTTAAGTACAGGAGACATTGAACCGTTTACGAACGTGAATGCATCATTTTTAGATAGAATTGAATTATCAGATGCTAAAGCCTTTATGTTTAAGGCACCTGATCAATGGGATGTGCATGGCTGGATTATGAAGCCAGTAGGATTTGAGGAAGGGAAAAAGTATCCAACTATCCTTGAAATTCATGGTGGCCCTCATGCGATGTATGCCAATACTTATTTCCATGAGTTTCAAATGTTAGCAGCACAAGGATTTGTTGTTGTGTTTACAAACCCACGTGGAAGTCATGGTTATGGTCAAAGGTTTGTGAATGCCGTTCGTGGTGATTATGGAGGGAATGATTATATAGATGTAATGAGTGCAGTTGATTATGTGCTTGAAAACTATGATTTCATTGATGAATCCAAATTAGGCGTAACTGGAGGAAGCTATGGAGGCTTTATGACAAACTGGATTGTTGGTCATACAAACCGCTTTAAAGCTGCAGTAACACAGCGCTCGATTTCAAACTGGTTAAGCTTCTATGGGGTAAGTGATATTGGCTATTATTTCTCAGAGTGGGAAGTGAATGGTGACATTATTTCTAATACGGAAAAGCTTTGGAATCATTCACCGCTTAAATATGTCGAAAAGATTGAAACACCACTATTAATATTACATGGTGAAAAAGACTACCGTTGTCCAATAGAGCAGGCAGAGCAACTGTTTGTTGCTTTAAAAAGACAAAAAAAGCAAACAAAATTTGTTCGATTCCCTGAATCAAATCATGAATTATCAAGAAGCGGCAACCCTAAGCTTCGTATCGACCGCCTGAATCATATTAACAATTGGTTTCTTGAATATCTTACGAACGAATAA